One part of the Gloeocapsopsis sp. IPPAS B-1203 genome encodes these proteins:
- a CDS encoding TIGR02652 family protein has protein sequence MINPGLQYPIFGPEIQCPHCRQTIPALTLTDTYLCPRHGAFEAEPKTGELVHLQSGRHWRRWNSEWYRQHTHPDGIRFEIHEALDRLYTQGYRATRVIIARRYQELISGYLERSTPWRGQSETAKPRLYGLPVEFSPDPKEEPCWEVINFDLEKEPGVPVRYPYFRLFE, from the coding sequence ATGATCAACCCAGGCTTACAGTACCCAATTTTTGGTCCCGAAATTCAGTGTCCTCATTGTCGCCAGACGATTCCGGCACTGACTTTGACCGATACATATCTGTGTCCGCGTCACGGCGCTTTTGAAGCAGAACCAAAAACAGGCGAACTTGTTCATCTTCAATCAGGGCGTCACTGGCGACGTTGGAATAGTGAGTGGTATCGGCAACATACACATCCTGATGGCATTCGGTTTGAAATTCATGAAGCACTCGATCGTCTCTATACTCAAGGATATCGAGCAACTCGCGTGATTATTGCCCGCCGCTATCAAGAATTGATTAGTGGCTACTTAGAACGAAGTACGCCCTGGCGAGGACAATCAGAAACTGCTAAACCAAGACTTTATGGTTTGCCTGTAGAATTTAGTCCTGATCCAAAAGAAGAACCGTGCTGGGAAGTGATTAATTTTGACTTAGAAAAAGAACCTGGTGTCCCTGTACGATATCCTTATTTTCGATTATTTGAATAA
- a CDS encoding gamma carbonic anhydrase family protein, producing the protein MSVISYWSNPDLSAAAFVAANATVIGKVTIAAGVNVWYGAVIRGDIERIEIGEYTNIQDGAILHGDPGKPTILEDHVTVGHRAVIHSAYIERGSLIGIGAVILDGVRIGTGSIIGAGAVVNKDVPPRSLVVGVPGKCIREVSQTEAAELITHARRYEKLALVHAGKGTDLGFTP; encoded by the coding sequence GTGTCTGTTATATCCTATTGGAGCAATCCTGACCTTTCTGCTGCTGCTTTTGTTGCTGCTAATGCTACAGTTATCGGCAAAGTCACAATTGCAGCCGGAGTAAACGTTTGGTATGGTGCTGTAATTCGTGGTGATATTGAACGAATAGAGATTGGCGAATACACAAATATTCAAGATGGGGCAATTCTGCATGGCGATCCTGGTAAGCCCACAATCTTGGAGGATCATGTCACCGTGGGGCACCGAGCAGTTATACATTCAGCATATATTGAACGAGGCAGTTTAATTGGAATCGGTGCAGTAATCTTGGATGGAGTCAGGATAGGAACTGGAAGCATTATCGGTGCTGGTGCAGTTGTTAACAAAGATGTTCCACCGCGATCGCTTGTTGTCGGAGTTCCTGGCAAATGCATTCGTGAAGTTTCACAGACAGAAGCTGCTGAATTAATTACTCACGCTCGCCGCTACGAGAAGTTAGCCCTAGTTCATGCAGGTAAAGGTACTGATTTAGGATTTACGCCATAG
- the rplT gene encoding 50S ribosomal protein L20, producing the protein MTRVKRGNVARKRRKKILKLAKGFRGSHSTLFRTANQQVMKALRSAYRDRKKRKRDFRRLWITRINAAARQHDMSYSQLIGNLKKANIQLNRKMLAQMAVLDPASFGKVAEMANQARG; encoded by the coding sequence ATGACACGAGTCAAACGCGGTAATGTGGCGCGCAAGCGTCGTAAAAAAATTCTCAAACTAGCCAAAGGTTTTCGCGGTTCGCACTCAACTTTATTTCGCACTGCAAATCAGCAAGTGATGAAAGCATTACGCAGTGCTTATCGCGATCGCAAAAAACGTAAGCGTGATTTTCGGCGGTTGTGGATTACCCGCATCAATGCTGCGGCAAGACAGCATGATATGAGCTATAGCCAACTGATCGGAAACTTGAAAAAAGCTAACATTCAACTCAATCGCAAAATGTTGGCACAAATGGCAGTTCTCGATCCAGCAAGCTTTGGTAAAGTCGCAGAAATGGCAAACCAAGCACGGGGATGA
- a CDS encoding S-(hydroxymethyl)glutathione dehydrogenase/class III alcohol dehydrogenase, with the protein MDVKAAVAWDAGQPLTIETVQLEGPQTGEVLVEIKATGVCHTDAFTLSGADPEGLFPAILGHEGAGVVVEVGSGVKSLKVGDRVIPLYTPECRQCEYCLSRKTNLCQAIRSTQGRGVMPDGTSRFSLDGTMLHHYMGTSTFANYTVLPEIAVAKIREDAPFDKVCYIGCGVTTGIGAVIYTAKVEPGAKVIVFGLGGIGLNVIQGARMVGAEMIVGVDINPSKRALAEKFGMTHFVNPKEVEGELVPHLVDLTKGGADYTFECIGNVNVMRQALECCHKGWGVSVIIGVAAAGQEICTRPFQLVTGRVWKGSAFGGARGRTDVPRIVDWYMEGKINIDDLITHTMPLERINDAFDLMHKGESIRSVVTF; encoded by the coding sequence ATGGACGTTAAAGCAGCAGTTGCTTGGGACGCAGGACAACCATTGACAATTGAGACTGTGCAACTAGAAGGACCACAAACAGGAGAAGTCTTAGTCGAAATCAAGGCAACTGGAGTCTGCCACACTGATGCTTTCACCCTTTCTGGTGCAGATCCCGAAGGTTTGTTTCCGGCAATTTTAGGGCATGAAGGTGCAGGTGTTGTTGTTGAAGTGGGTTCTGGAGTCAAAAGTCTCAAAGTTGGCGATCGCGTTATTCCGCTTTACACTCCAGAATGCCGCCAGTGTGAATATTGTCTTAGTCGTAAAACAAATCTTTGTCAAGCTATTCGCTCAACTCAAGGGCGTGGTGTAATGCCAGATGGTACAAGTCGTTTTTCACTTGATGGCACGATGCTCCACCACTACATGGGAACATCCACTTTCGCTAATTATACAGTATTACCTGAGATTGCTGTAGCTAAGATTCGTGAAGATGCGCCCTTCGATAAAGTGTGTTACATCGGCTGCGGGGTAACAACAGGTATTGGAGCAGTGATTTACACTGCCAAAGTTGAACCAGGGGCAAAAGTCATCGTTTTCGGATTAGGTGGTATTGGTTTAAATGTGATTCAAGGCGCTCGCATGGTAGGAGCCGAAATGATTGTCGGGGTGGATATTAATCCTAGCAAGCGAGCATTAGCTGAAAAATTTGGCATGACGCACTTTGTCAACCCTAAAGAAGTTGAAGGCGAGCTAGTGCCTCATTTAGTTGATTTAACAAAAGGTGGTGCTGATTATACCTTTGAGTGTATTGGCAACGTGAATGTGATGCGTCAGGCACTAGAATGTTGTCACAAAGGATGGGGTGTCAGTGTCATTATTGGTGTTGCTGCTGCTGGTCAAGAAATTTGCACCCGCCCCTTTCAACTCGTAACCGGACGGGTTTGGAAAGGTTCTGCGTTTGGTGGTGCTAGAGGACGCACTGATGTACCCAGAATTGTCGATTGGTATATGGAAGGCAAAATCAATATTGATGATTTGATCACTCACACTATGCCGTTAGAGCGCATTAATGATGCCTTTGATTTAATGCATAAAGGTGAATCAATACGTAGTGTCGTCACTTTTTAG
- a CDS encoding VOC family protein, whose amino-acid sequence MHHASIRTADIHRAIAFYELLGFTVCDRFTTGYTLACWMEGLGGRIELIQIPEPRPAPDAFNDEHYVGYYHLSFDLGTVTNDLPEWLTALKHRFTEAQQSQPEQYQALKVLLEPTQQQIGDRCYEVAFIADADGLPLEFIRVYE is encoded by the coding sequence ATGCATCACGCTTCAATTCGGACTGCTGATATTCATCGCGCGATCGCTTTCTACGAACTCTTGGGATTCACGGTATGCGATCGCTTTACAACAGGCTACACCTTGGCTTGCTGGATGGAAGGACTCGGCGGCAGAATTGAACTCATTCAGATTCCCGAACCACGCCCTGCACCTGATGCTTTCAATGATGAGCATTATGTTGGGTATTACCACTTATCGTTTGATCTGGGTACTGTAACGAACGATTTACCTGAGTGGTTAACAGCTTTGAAACATCGTTTTACCGAAGCCCAGCAATCACAACCAGAACAATATCAAGCTTTAAAAGTCCTTTTAGAACCAACTCAACAGCAAATTGGCGATCGCTGTTACGAAGTTGCCTTTATCGCTGATGCAGATGGACTTCCTTTAGAATTCATCCGAGTTTATGAATAA
- a CDS encoding RNA-binding protein has protein sequence MSIYVGNLSYEVEQDDLKQVFLEYGDVKSVQLPTDRETGRVRGFAFVEMGTEAEETAAIEALDGAEWMGRNLKVNKAKPREDRSSGGGRRGNGGGGYSRRY, from the coding sequence ATGTCAATTTACGTCGGTAATTTATCCTATGAGGTAGAGCAAGATGACCTCAAACAAGTTTTCCTAGAGTATGGAGACGTTAAGAGCGTACAACTACCTACAGACCGAGAAACAGGGCGAGTAAGAGGATTCGCTTTTGTAGAAATGGGAACAGAAGCCGAAGAAACTGCGGCGATTGAAGCCCTTGATGGTGCTGAGTGGATGGGACGTAACTTAAAAGTAAATAAAGCTAAACCTAGAGAAGATAGATCTTCTGGCGGTGGAAGACGAGGAAACGGTGGTGGCGGATACTCTCGCCGCTACTAA
- a CDS encoding photosystem II protein Y encodes MDMRVAFVLLPVIAAASWALFNIAPAAIRQIQAFLNKEA; translated from the coding sequence ATTGATATGCGTGTTGCTTTCGTGTTGCTTCCTGTCATTGCTGCAGCAAGTTGGGCACTTTTTAATATTGCTCCTGCAGCAATTAGACAAATTCAGGCTTTTCTAAACAAGGAAGCTTAG
- a CDS encoding transporter substrate-binding domain-containing protein — protein sequence MKVKRQLLLIICSFFLASMNITGIVSDRWGNFPFVIARSAVPQAIAAHAADLPEIKQRGYLLVAVKDNLRPLGYRDAQGNLQGLEIELARRLAQDLLGSDNAIRFQAVANRDRLAVVLNNQVDFTIANVTVTESRARLISFSLPYYFDGTAMITKDSSAQSLSNFAARRIAVLQGSSTISTVRYLIPSAQLIGVNSYMQAYSLLEANAADAFAADASVLSGWVQEYPQYRLLPTLLSAEPLAVVMPKGLQYNALRQQVNAAIARYLSEGWLQQRARYWGLPVQTRSEN from the coding sequence ATGAAGGTAAAACGTCAGCTTCTGCTGATTATTTGTTCCTTTTTTCTAGCTAGCATGAATATCACAGGTATAGTCAGCGATCGCTGGGGCAATTTTCCATTTGTGATTGCGCGTAGCGCAGTGCCTCAGGCGATCGCCGCTCATGCTGCTGATTTACCAGAAATTAAACAACGCGGCTATCTGCTAGTTGCTGTTAAAGACAATTTACGTCCACTTGGCTATCGTGACGCCCAAGGAAATCTGCAAGGGCTAGAGATTGAACTAGCAAGACGTCTAGCTCAAGACTTGCTAGGTAGTGATAATGCTATTCGCTTTCAAGCTGTTGCCAACCGCGATCGCCTAGCAGTCGTTCTAAATAATCAAGTCGATTTCACCATAGCTAACGTTACGGTGACAGAGTCTCGCGCTCGATTAATCAGTTTTAGTCTTCCTTACTACTTTGACGGCACTGCAATGATCACCAAAGATTCTTCAGCACAGAGCCTCAGCAATTTTGCTGCTAGAAGAATAGCCGTTTTGCAAGGTTCGAGTACCATTTCCACAGTTCGTTATCTCATCCCGTCAGCGCAGTTAATCGGGGTTAATTCTTACATGCAAGCATACTCTCTTTTAGAAGCAAATGCGGCCGATGCTTTTGCTGCCGATGCAAGTGTCCTAAGTGGGTGGGTACAAGAATATCCACAATATCGGCTTTTACCAACGTTGCTATCTGCAGAACCACTAGCAGTCGTCATGCCAAAAGGATTGCAATATAATGCTTTGCGACAACAAGTAAACGCTGCGATCGCCCGTTACTTATCTGAAGGATGGTTACAACAACGTGCCCGCTATTGGGGCTTACCAGTTCAAACTCGATCCGAAAATTAA
- the rpmI gene encoding 50S ribosomal protein L35, with translation MPKLKTRKAAAKRFRATGSGKIVRRKAFKNHLLQHKSSARKRRLSQMEVVDERDEQNVRFMLPYL, from the coding sequence ATGCCAAAACTCAAAACCCGAAAAGCAGCGGCAAAAAGATTCCGCGCTACCGGAAGTGGCAAAATAGTCCGCCGTAAAGCGTTCAAAAACCACCTCTTACAGCATAAATCTTCTGCGCGCAAGCGTCGCTTGTCCCAAATGGAAGTTGTTGACGAACGTGACGAACAAAACGTTCGCTTTATGTTGCCCTATTTGTAA
- a CDS encoding tetratricopeptide repeat protein gives MDNSLAIVYLAILLVLLSAAGLTIFRQIFKTRKTENVLSRLQKKLNKEKGTTQEYYELASIYLDKKVHAQAISLFQKALKTAELEAEENVAPIYNGLGYAYFAQEQYDLAIRNYKEALKYQPQYITALNNLGHAYERKSLTAQALQTYEQALELEPNNSTAKRRSEKLRRRLVTS, from the coding sequence ATGGATAACTCTTTAGCTATTGTTTATCTTGCTATCTTGCTGGTACTACTATCAGCAGCTGGTTTGACAATCTTCCGTCAGATCTTTAAAACCCGCAAAACAGAAAATGTACTCTCGCGGCTTCAAAAAAAGCTCAACAAAGAAAAAGGAACAACTCAAGAGTATTATGAGTTGGCAAGCATTTATCTAGATAAGAAAGTGCATGCTCAAGCCATCTCACTGTTTCAAAAAGCCCTAAAAACGGCGGAATTAGAAGCTGAGGAAAATGTTGCTCCCATATACAATGGGTTAGGTTATGCTTACTTTGCCCAAGAACAGTACGACTTGGCAATTCGCAATTACAAAGAAGCCTTAAAATATCAACCTCAGTACATCACTGCACTGAATAATTTAGGTCATGCTTACGAACGCAAGAGTTTGACAGCTCAAGCTCTACAAACCTACGAGCAAGCACTAGAACTTGAACCCAATAATTCCACTGCTAAGCGCAGATCTGAAAAGCTGCGTAGAAGATTAGTAACTTCGTAA
- the rpsU gene encoding 30S ribosomal protein S21, whose protein sequence is MTQIILGENEGIESALRRFKRQVSKAGIFPDMRKHRHFETPIEKRKRKELAKHKQRKRGGRRY, encoded by the coding sequence ATGACCCAAATAATTCTGGGCGAAAATGAAGGAATTGAGTCAGCCTTGCGCCGCTTTAAACGACAAGTCTCCAAAGCTGGGATTTTTCCAGATATGCGGAAACACCGCCACTTTGAAACACCGATTGAAAAACGCAAGCGCAAAGAACTTGCCAAGCACAAACAGCGCAAGCGGGGAGGACGTCGCTATTAA
- a CDS encoding DUF559 domain-containing protein, with translation MPALSDTYSTNIQHILSDALTSAGIEHIQNHCLDGYHFNFAFPGHKLIVEVDSNKYSGNLYKKAEQKADDQQRDARLNQLGYQVIRYSNQAVKNSTKGVVLSIQRHLLACQAQKTK, from the coding sequence ATGCCAGCATTGAGTGACACTTACTCGACCAATATTCAGCACATCCTTAGTGATGCACTAACGTCCGCTGGCATAGAACATATACAGAACCATTGTCTTGATGGTTATCACTTTAACTTTGCCTTTCCTGGTCATAAGTTGATCGTTGAAGTTGATAGTAATAAGTACAGTGGCAATTTGTACAAAAAAGCTGAGCAGAAAGCCGACGATCAACAGCGAGATGCTCGCCTCAATCAACTTGGCTATCAAGTCATTCGCTACTCTAACCAGGCAGTGAAGAATAGTACTAAAGGTGTTGTGCTTAGCATTCAGCGTCATTTGTTAGCTTGCCAGGCTCAAAAAACTAAATGA
- a CDS encoding DUF4359 domain-containing protein, producing the protein MKNSHIITYVGVAALAGIGITMAVTNPSLPAYEVYAVQRLTEYLKSDVCPQVPEVFGNILQRNCAKIVDSSQAQMRLIITQATQQQNFVFFSIYRTDLSLNPLLPSYQFETVGVFNNFYTYRAQQQ; encoded by the coding sequence ATGAAAAATTCGCATATTATTACTTATGTTGGAGTTGCAGCCCTTGCAGGTATAGGAATCACAATGGCTGTTACTAACCCCAGCTTGCCTGCTTACGAAGTATATGCAGTACAAAGGTTGACAGAATACTTAAAAAGTGACGTATGTCCTCAAGTGCCAGAGGTTTTCGGGAATATTTTACAACGCAACTGCGCTAAGATTGTCGATTCGAGTCAAGCTCAAATGCGGTTAATTATTACACAAGCAACACAGCAGCAAAATTTTGTCTTTTTTAGTATTTACCGCACAGATTTATCATTAAATCCATTACTTCCGTCTTACCAATTTGAAACTGTGGGAGTTTTCAATAATTTTTATACTTATCGCGCCCAACAACAGTAA